From a region of the Labrus mixtus chromosome 5, fLabMix1.1, whole genome shotgun sequence genome:
- the clip1a gene encoding CAP-Gly domain-containing linker protein 1 isoform X4 — MSTAKPTGIKAPSKITKPGTGAPKTNPGTAGAKVASDKSAASASGGDDQSGGENFQVGDRVWVNGNKPGYIQFLGETQFAPGQWAGIVLDEAIGKNDGSVAGVRYFQCEALRGIFTRPSKLSLTEGEANGTQTAPPSRASSPTPSVGSVASHTPATKSALPTTTATKKASTATAATPATPATPSSNLARTNSESVSNLSETGSVKKGERELKMGDRVLVGGTKAGVVRFLGETDFAKGEWCGVELDEPLGKNDGAVAGTRYFQCQPRYGLFAPVHKVTRIGFPSTTPAKAKTTVRKVVATPTGLKRSPSASSISTMSSVTSSVSAKPSRTGLLTETSSRYNRKISGTTALQEALKEKQQHIEQLMAERDMERAEVAKATSHAGEMEQEIGLLRVDQEQMEAKMDQLRALVEAADKDKVELVNQLEEERRKVEDLQFRVEEACITKGDLETQTRLEHVHIKELEQSLLFEKTKAEKLQRELEDTRVATVSEKSRIMELERDLTLRKREVADLQLRLGTQQGSEDSNAALSPLLEEITSLRDQLASQEVKQQEELAKYKEKLEGQEKSHAEAVAQIQAASVKISGDKEQLQMQLSQAEKENAESIDQWRSKLESAVASHQQAMEELKLSFSKGAGAQAEELVETKSALEKLKLGHQLALDEAGSKHQASAAAWTQEKQALKAQLLSLTEDKERLEDSLRSSVDKTEEQHLVEMEDVLGKLHAAEIRVKELEEKEAKSAQEAQDKEKETKEQIAEMVALRSQVAQGNQEVETLKSQLGAVQSQGTNQDAKVSELSSQLESRQQEVLSLQKSLTTTQQEKDSLEEELGGLKQKLTESTEQQTSSSKTMQETLEKLSKKEEQCTSLTTESESLRSQLSGLERKLKATDEKLEQLSQDKSKLENDISDMMKATGDSSVQLTKMNEDLKLKERRLEELQSQLSEEKENVARLDEQLKQEQSRKEQELKDTRETHQSERSSLQEKITNLENTVKQSQTQVEELKASHQKATSEASELHVKELDVLKGQVDKLKQELTSSKNKTQELEKSVSELQPYKEQAQCLSAELDSSKHDVEHLRKKLENQSLDLEKRCKEIGDVKAEKDNMKKQLSDLQTKLSALEKSHQELSVQNEELILTRDKLSKTQEELLTDKKRSDEEKVSLDKELEKLKSCLQEVQTENKKLKHVEGEHQAQIEELQSKNAKIEDSLLKHQQDIKQTEAKNKQLLEDYEDSCKERSRLEEDLNESKSKLTCEKDNLILERDSARNAKKSLDAKNAKLQEKIKSLNLEKEDLTMKNTQLQALTETLTKEKSEMSNEISAAASDIKSLETLKEELQNKLSATKKDLESSARECEELKASKMSLTQMLEEFKTSSQVTDSERLHLLQEKENLLAIQRKVCNEKEELLSEVEDIKEKLQATTQQLSQSNEKFKEALSSFEEEKKTFQQQNSETEMALHAVRKEKMSVDSALEQQKMDYERLAGEKAELEEKHTKIISEKTALSLERDKLASDIRNTKDQLDSFSKANAVCNQEQSNLTTMLEESKRQNEEVEAAITSLKQEKRDLQNELQKQKSDIDILEKDKTDLVQEQTKLKKDYEKSHSEFVQQVENLTKDCQRLQTLQTEAEQKVQSSQKENQALLQEIQELKSQTESVSEAKVLLETQLKAESGERSKVMSDKDGLSKLIEELQKKLSSVTQENKEISSNLKNVDEQKKSLVADMEALKTQLKQQEEDGRQLTVDKEQLLSKLEEMGKQMSSLTAEKEDLLAGRCKLEQDISSIHQNEESWLSERSRLLGEIEKLHASQKQLEADVNRYKDEFAEQHNNNAELHAKRDVCEAERNEAIQQVGQLESKLKNAISKQLEAVEASGKTAEALEQLTKEKSSLMQEKNKAESMLKELRSSKQEVETQLKQLKEENSKYQEDLNVSKEQLCTETQRTKSLCQEIEELKEAVSVKTQSLQSLQDDNSKLTQELDSKHKGQSDVIKLKDEHSKLKKQLKEMKQSESTLKEKFDKEKGALQQSINKNSALVSEKDQQVENLKSELAVLRGESASVKTLQGTMQALEQDKANLQERVQRLEKDLKSGPENTNKSSGDAVLDQLREDKETAESQVCIEFLNSVIVDLQRKNQEQKEKLEKMAEAALNGNNPSELDNYDSHDKEPVKKKLPPRLFCDICDCFDLHDTEDCPTQTQMPDSPEHSTFHGTKGEERPYCDICEVFGHWTDSCNDDQTF, encoded by the exons ATGAGCACAGCTAAGCCCACAGGGATCAAAGCGCCCAGCAAGATAACTAAACCTGGGACAGGAGCCCCCAAGACCAACCCCGGCACAG CAGGCGCTAAAGTTGCGTCAGACAAATCAGCTGCAAGTGCCAGTGGAGGAGATGACCAGAGCGGCGGCGAGAACTTCCAGGTTGGGGATCGAGTATGGGTGAATGGGAATAAGCCCGGCTACATCCAGTTTTTGGGAGAGACACAGTTTGCCCCGGGGCAATGGGCAGGGATTGTACTCGATGAGGCAATTGGGAAAAATGACGGGTCGGTGGCAGGGGTGCGGTACTTCCAGTGTGAAGCACTACGAGGAATATTCACACGTCCATCCAAGTTGTCTCTCACTGAAGGGGAGGCTAATGGAACTCAGACAGCACCACCCTCCCGTGCTTCATCTCCCACTCCGTCGGTTGGTAGTGTGGCCTCACATACACCTGCCACCAAATCAGCATTACCAACTACAACTGCAACCAAGAAGGCCTCTACCGCCACAGCAGCTACACCAGCTACGCCGGCTACACCATCCTCCAACCTCGCACGCACAAACAGTGAATCTGTGTCCAACCTCTCGGAGACTGGATCAGTGAAGAAGGGGGAACGGGAACTGAAGATGGGCGATAGAGTACTG GTTGGTGGTACAAAGGCAGGAGTGGTACGTTTCCTTGGAGAAACAGATTTTGCAAAAGGCGAGTGGTGCGGAGTGGAGTTGGATGAGCCCTTAGGAAAGAATGATGGGGCAGTTGCAGGCACAAG ATATTTCCAGTGCCAGCCCAGGTATGGCTTATTTGCTCCTGTGCATAAAGTCACACGCATTGGCTTCCCTTCCACCACACCAgccaaagcaaaaacaacagtACGAAAAGTGGTGGCCACACCGACAGGGCTAAAGCGCAGCCCTAGTGCCTCCTCCATCAGTACCATGAgctctgtgacatcatcagtcagCGCAAAGCCCAGTCGCACAGGCCTG TTAACAGAGACATCATCACGCTACAATCGTAAGATTTCGGGCACCACGGCCCTGCAGGAGGCTCTgaaggagaagcagcagcacaTTGAGCAGCTGATGGCTGAGAGGGACATGGAAAGAGCAGAGGTTGCCAAGGCGACCAGCCACGCCGGAGAGATGGAGCAAGAAATCGGCCTTCTCAGAGTCGATCAGGAGCAG ATGGAGGCTAAGATGGACCAGTTACGTGCCTTGGTAGAAGctgcagacaaagacaaagtggaGCTGGTGaatcagctggaggaggagcgtAG GAAGGTGGAGGACCTTCAGTTCCGCGTAGAGGAAGCTTGCATTACCAAAGGAGACCTGGAG ACGCAGACCAGACTGGAGCATGTCCACATTAAGGAGCTTGAACAGAGCCTGCTCTTTGAAAAGACCAAAGCTGAGAAACTCCAAAGAGAGTTAGAAGACACTAGG GTTGCAACAGTGTCAGAAAAATCCCGTATTATGGAGCTTGAGAGGGACCTTACACTGCGAAAAAGAGAAGTAGCTGACCTGCAGCTGCGTCTCGGCACCCAGCAGGGCTCTGAAGACTCAAACGCGGCTCTTTCTCCCCTTCTGGAAGAGATCACCTCTCTGAGGGATCAGCTGGCTTCCCAAGAAGTCAAGCAGCAAGAAGAGCTGGCTAAATATAAGGAGAAGCTAGAAGGTCAAGAAAAGAGCCACGCTGAGGCTGTCGCCCAAATTCAGGCTGCATCTGTAAAGATCTCTGGTGACAAGGAGCAGCTCCAGATGCAGTTAAGTCAAGCTGAGAAGGAGAATGCTGAAAGTATTGATCAGTGGCGGTCCAAGTTGGAGTCTGCTGTCGCCTCTCACCAGCAAGCCATGGAGGAGCTGAAGTTGTCTTTCAGCAAAGGTGCAGGAGCTCAGGCAGAAGAACTTGTAGAAACTAAAAGTGCTCTAGAGAAGCTGAAGTTAGGGCACCAGTTGGCTCTAGACGAGGCTGGATCCAAACATCAAGCTAGTGCTGCTGCTTGGACTCAGGAGAAGCAGGCGCTGAAGGCACAGCTGCTGTCTTTGACTGAGGACAAGGAGCGACTGGAGGACTCACTGCGGTCCAGTGTGGACAAAACCGAAGAGCAGCACCTTGTGGAGATGGAGGATGTTCTCGGGAAGCTTCATGCTGCTGAAATTAGGGTTAAGGAGCTCGAGGAGAAAGAAGCGAAATCAGCGCAGGAGGCCCAAGATAAGGAGAAAGAAACCAAAGAGCAGATTGCAGAAATGGTGGCTCTGCGCAGTCAGGTAGCACAAGGTAACCAGGAGGTTGAGACCCTGAAGAGTCAGTTAGGGGCGGTTCAGAGCCAGGGAACCAACCAGGATGCAAAG GTGAGTGAATTGAGCTCTCAGCTGGAGAGCAGACAGCAAGAAGTGCTCTCTTTACAGAAGAGTCTGACCACCACCCAGCAGGAGAAGGACTCCCTGGAAGAGGAGCTCGGAGGCTTG AAACAAAAGCTGACTGAAAGCACAGAGCAGCAGACTAGTTCATCTAAAACTATGCAAG AAACACTTGAGAAGCTCAGTAAGAAAGAGGAGCAGTGCACATCCCTGACCACAGAATCCGAGTCTCTCAGGAGTCAGCTTTCTG GGCTGGAAAGGAAACTGAAGGCCACAGATGAAAAGCTTGAGCAGCTATCACAGGACAAAAGCAAGCTGGAAAATGACATTTCAGACATGATGAAGGCAACTGGTGATAGTTCAGTACAGCTGACCAAAATGAATGAAGACCTCAAGCTGAAAGAAAG GAGGCTTGAGGAGTTACAGAGTCAACTgtcagaggagaaggagaatgTGGCACGCTTGGATGAACAACTCAAGCAGGAACAATCTCGCAAGGAGCAGGAGCTGAAAGACACCAGAGAAACACATCAGTCTGAAAGAAGCAGCCTTCAGGAGAAGATCACAAACTTG GAGAATACTGTTAAACAGAGTCAGACTCAGGTTGAGGAGCTGAAGGCCTCACACCAGAAAGCGACCTCTGAAGCCTCTGAGCTCCACGTGAAGGAGCTTGATGTGCTGAAAGGTCAGGTTGACAAGTTGAAGCAGGAGCTCACCTCCTCAAAGAACAAAACCCAGGAGCTGGAGAAGTCGGTGTCTGAGCTTCAGCCATACAAGGAACAAGCTCAG TGTCTTTCTGCTGAGCTTGACTCCTCCAAGCATGACGTTGAACATTTGCGCAAAAAACTGGAAAACCAGAGTCTAGATCTGGAAAAAAGGTGTAAGGAGATTGGGGATGTTAAGGCAGAgaaagacaatatgaagaaacAGCTCTCAGATTTGCAAACGAAGCTCTCTGCCCTCGAGAAGAGTCACCAGGAGCTTTCAGTCCAAAATGAAGAACTCATATTAACCAGAGATAAGCTATCCAAAACTCAGGAGGAACTACTCACCGACAAAAAGCGGTCAGATGAAGAAAAGGTTTCTTTGGACAAGGAGCTTGAGAAGCTCAAAAGTTGTCTTCAGGAGGTgcagactgaaaacaaaaaactgaaacatgttgaaggTGAACACCAAGCCCAGATTGAGGAGCTTCAAAGCAAAAATGCAAAGATTGAAGACTCGCTGCTAAAGCATCAACAGGACATCAAGCAAACTGAGGCTAAAAATAAGCAACTCCTCGAGGACTATGAAGATTCCTGCAAAGAGAGGAGTCGCCTTGAAGAAGATCTCAATGAAAGCAAGTCGAAGCTCACGTGTGAGAAGGACAATCTCATTTTAGAGAGAGATTCTGccagaaatgcaaagaaatctCTTGATGCAAAGAATGCTAAGTTGCAGGAAAAGATTAAATCCTTGAACTTAGAAAAAGAAGATCTCACGATGAAGAATACCCAGCTGCAGGCTCTCACAGAAACACTGACTAAAGAGAAGTCAGAGATGTCCAATGAAATCAGTGCTGCTGCGTCGGATATAAAGAGCCTGGAGACCCTGAAGGAGGAGCTCCAGAACAAGCTCAGTGCCACAAAGAAAGATTTGGAGAGCTCCGCCCGCGAATGTGAAGAACTCAAAGCCTCAAAAATGAGCTTGACCCAGATGCTGGAGGAGTTCAAGACGAGCAGCCAGGTGACTGATTCTGAGAGGCTTCACCTTCTGCAGGAGAAAGAGAACCTACTTGCAATCCAGAGAAAAGTCTGCAACGAGAAGGAAGAGCTCCTCAGTGAGGTAGAAGACATAAAAGAGAAGCTACAAGCCACAACACAGCAGTTGTCTCAGTCCAATGAGAAATTTAAAGAAGCACTTTCATCTtttgaagaagagaagaagacattTCAGCAGCAGAATTCTGAAACGGAGATGGCTCTTCATGctgtgagaaaagaaaagatgagcgTGGATTCAGCGCTAGAGCAGCAGAAGATGGATTACGAGCGTTTGGCAGGAGAGAAGGCAGAActagaagagaaacacacaaaaatcatATCTGAAAAAACTGCTCTTTCTCTCGAGCGGGATAAACTAGCTAGTGATATCCGAAACACCAAGGACCAGTTGGACAGTTTCTCCAAAGCGAACGCTGTCTGTAATCAAGAACAGTCTAATTTAACAACAATGCTGGAAGAGTCAAAACGACAAAATGAAGAGGTGGAAGCAGCGATCACATCTTTGAAGCAAGAAAAAAGGGACCTACAAAATgaactgcagaaacaaaaatcGGACATTGACATtcttgaaaaagacaaaactgaccTGGTTCAAGAGCAGACAAAACTGAAAAAGGATTATGAGAAGTCTCATTCAGAATTTGTTCAACAGGTTGAAAACCTCACAAAGGATTGTCAGCGTCTGCAAACACTGCAGACTGAAGCCGAACAGAAAGTTCAGTCGTCGCAGAAAGAGAACCAGGCGCTGCTGCAGGAGATCCAGGAGTTAAAAAGTCAGACTGAATCAGTGTCAGAGGCCAAGGTCCTTCTGGAGACCCAGTTAAAGGCTGAGTCTGGTGAAAGGAGTAAAGTGATGTCTGACAAGGACGGTCTTTCCAAACTAATtgaagagctgcagaaaaagtTGTCCAGTGTCAcgcaagaaaacaaagagatctCATCCAACCTGAAGAATGTTGATGAGCAGAAGAAGTCTTTGGTGGCCGATATGGAGGCATTGAAAACACAACTGAAGCAGCAAGAAGAAGACGGTCGTCAGTTGACAGTAGATAAAGAGCAGCTGCTGTCGAAGCTCGAGGAGATGGGCAAACAGATGAGCTCCCTGACTGCAGAGAAGGAGGACCTCTTAGCCGGAAGATGTAAATTGGAGCAAGATATTTCTTCCATTCACCAAAATGAGGAAAGCTGGCTCTCCGAACGCTCTAGACTCCTTGGAGAGATAGAAAAGTTGCATGCTAGCCAGAAACAACTAGAGGCTGACGTCAACCGATACAAGGATGAGTTTGCAGAGCAGCACAACAATAATGCAGAACTTCATGCAAAGAGAGACGTCTGCGAGGCGGAGAGAAATGAAGCCATCCAGCAAGTCGGGCAGCTCGAATCCAAACTCAAAAATGCCATTTCTAAGCAGCTTGAG GCGGTAGAGGCCTCTGGCAAGACTGCTGAGGCTCTCGAACAGCTGACAAAAGAGAAATCCAGTTTGATGCAGGAGAAGAACAAAGCCGAGTCGATGCTGAAGGAGCTGAGGAGCTCTAAGCAGGAGGTGGAGACTCAG ctcAAACAATTGAAGGAAGAGAATTCAAAGTACCAAGAAGATCTGAATGTATCGAAAGAGCAGCTTTGCACCGAAACTCAGAGGACGAAGAGTCTGTGCCAGGAGAT CGAGGAGCTCAAAGAAGCCGTTTCTGTGAAGACACAGTCCCTGCAGTCGCTGCAAGATGACAACAGCAAGCTGACGCAGGAGCTGGACAGCAAACACAAAGGCCAGAGTGACGTCATCAAG CTCAAAGATGAGCACTCCAAACTCAAGAAACAGCTGAAAGAGATGAAGCAAAG TGAGAGCACCTTGAAGGAGAAGTTTGACAAGGAGAAGGGCGCCCTCCAACAGTCCATCAATAAAAACAGTGCCTTAGTATCAGAGAAGGACCAGCAGGTGGAAAACCTGAAGAGTGAG CTGGCTGTACTGCGAGGGGAAAGTGCCTCCGTTAAGACTCTGCAGGGTACAATGCAGGCCTTGGAGCAGGACAAGGCTAATCTACAGGAGCGAGTCCAGAGACTGGAGAAGGACCTGAAATCAGGCCCTGAAAACACTAACAAGTCCTCAG